GCGCGCAAGCGCCGCACAGAATCCGGCTTACCGGCTTCGGAACTAGTCTGAAAAACATGCGGGGCGCGTCGTGAAAGCGGCGCGCCCCGCGCCAGTTTCAGGAATCAGAAATCCAGAAATTTACGATAGCCGCTGCGATCGGACTTGGTGTCCGCCTCGTCTTCCATGGTCAGTTCCTTCCATTTCGAGACGCGGAAAGGATTTCCAGTTCCCATGTTTCCGAGGGATTCGTCGTAGTGAAAATTGGCGTTGCCGGTCAGGGTGATGTCCTCGGCCACGATGGAGCCCCATACGCTGCCATCGCCGTTAATGGTGACGCTGCCGTTGGGGGCGTAAACTACGCCGGCGAACGCGCCGCCGCCGGCGATCTTGATGTCCTGGTCGGTGCTGGTGCTCGTGCTGGTGCCGTAGATCTGCACGCTTTTGGGAGCGCCACTCACGTTGATAATGCCCTGGCCGGTGAGATCGATATCTCCCGCGGTGTATATCTTCAGGCTGGAGTTGGCCGCGACTCGGAAACCAGAGCCGCTGCCGGCGATCTTGATGGCCTGTTCACCGACGCCAGCCTTGATGATCAGAGTCACATCACCCACGAACTCCACAATGGTGTTTTTGGAGGAGAAGCTGATGTTATCACACAGCACGGTGGTGGCCGTGCCGGCGGTGCCATACGTGCCAGCTGAACCTATCGTGCCAATGTTGGTTGCCGTGGTGGCCGGAGTGGTCACCGGGTCGAAGTTGGCGGAGAACTGGGTCGAAACCCGGTTGGGATCCACGTTTTTTGTCGTCCAGCTACTTGGATCATAGGTCGAATCTTTGCCGAGAATAGAACCATTGGTGCCGACATTGTCGGTGGGGTCCTCCGCGTTGTTGGTTGAGACATAGCCCCAGACATCGGCATTCTTGACCAGCACGGAGTCCACGGCAACGGAGACGCTGCCAACGGAGCCCCTGTCGTTTTTCACGGAGTCGCTGAAGGGAGTGAATGTCCCCACACCGGCCGATTCCGAATTCCAGCTGTCCACTGTCGCGTTATTGCCTTTGAAGAGAATGGTGTCCTTGGCCACCAGGCCGTTGGCGAACTTGGAGGCCTTGGCGAGAGTAACCTCCACCCACTTTTCGATGGGAGCGGATGCGACGCCACCGAGGGTGATCGTGGCGCGGGTCACAATGGTAGGAGCCGAGACGCCCTTGTAATTTTGAACATAGACCCGCACGAAGCCGGTGGCGTTTTGATCGAAAGTGAAATTTCCATTTGCCGGGAATCGGGCCCAGGCACTGGAGTTGGCGGAGGTGCCGTCGTTTTTCCAGCCGGACCAGTCATAGGTGTCGTCGGCGACCATTTTGTTGATGGAATACATCGCCTCCTCGAGGCCGTTTTCCGCCAAGTTCATGGCGGCATTGTTGTAGAGCGCCCGGTTGGAGATGCGCTGGCTGGTCACCCCGAGGCGGATATAGCTGGTCAGGGAAATGGCCACCACGGCGGAGAGAATCAGCGCCACGATCATGGCGGAGCCGCGGTTGGAACGGAGGTTCATCGTGGTATGCATGATATGGGTTGGGTTAGGTGGTGACGCGTTTGTTGCGCAGAATGAAGCGGGCAGAGAGCACGGTATTCGAGGCGCGGGCGACCGTCCGGGTGTTGCGGGTGCTCTCCAGGGAAATCTGCAGTTGCTTGGTGCTCTTGGACGCTGATGTCAGTTCGGTGGCTGAGGTCAGCGGAAGGGCTGATCCCGTTATGCCGTAGGCCTTGAAGTCAAAGAGCACGATCCCGGTCACCAGCGTGCGTTCCTGTCCGGTGTTGTTGTTGGTGCGGATGAAAGACGCGGTTTTCGGTTGGTAGTAATAGCGGATGCCGATGGTGTTCACCGTGAGAGTCACGTCGGTTGCCGAGTTCCAAGTAATTGCACTCGCTTGCCGGGTGTCCTGGGCAAAAATTTCCAGCGCCTGGCGGGCTTGAGCCTCCATGTCATTGTAGTTTTGCACATTGGCCCCGCTGCGTCCCAGAAAGAGGAACGTGGAAAGTACGCCAACCATGATGAACGACGAGATGCTCGCCCCGATGATGACCTCGGAGAGAGTGAAGGCCGCGATCGAGCGCAGCTTACGGTCCGGCGAGTGAGTAGTAGTAGTCATAGAGGCCATTTTTGACGTATTTGGTTTGGAAGCTGCGCTGGTGCCGGCGGCCGTCGTAGGACTGCCACTGGACCTGGAGGTAGATGTCCACGGCTTCACCTGAACGCGTGCTGTCGTCCTTGACGGTGCGGACGAGGGAAAACTTGCCGGCGAGCTCGCTGTTGGTGCTGAAGACCTCCTTCAGGTCCACTTTGTGTTCGCCCATCATGAGGTCCGGATCCGTGACTTTGGCCCAGCTCATGAGCCGGATGCGCTCGATTTCGCTCTGCAGAATCTGGGAGGCCAGGGTGTTGCCGCGGGCGGTGTCGATGGTCGTGAAGCCAGACTGCATCACGGTGATCGAGGTGGTGATGGCAAAAGCCATCACGCACGAGGCCATGATGACCTCGGCTATCGTCATGCCGGCCTCGCGGGCACGGCGGAGGCGTGCAGGGCCGGTAGTGCCAGGGATGGGGGCGGTGAGCATGCCCCCAGCTTACGCCAAAGGGCGCGGCGCCGTAACAGGCGTTGGGCCCAGAATTGCGGCCCTAGGCGCTAGGGCCGAATGTCAGGGCGCCCCCGATGCTCAAGATACATCACGGCGGCCTGGGAGCGCCGGTTGATCTTCAGCTTCTCGAAAACGTTGCTGAGATAATTCTTCACGGTCTTGTCGCTCAGCCCCATCTGCTCGGCGATCTCCTTGTTGGTCTTGCCCTCGGCGACGAGGGCGAGCACCCGTCGTTCCTGGGCCGAGAGGATGGCGAGCTTGTTCTGCTCGGGTGTCACATTGCCGCCGCTGCGCACGAGGTTGAGCACGCGGGTGGTGAGCGAGGGATCGAGGATGAACTTGCCCGCAGCGACGTCGGTGATGGCGCGGCACAGCCCCTGCGCGTCGATTTCCTTGAGCAGGTAGCCGTGGGCGCCGCTGCTCATCGCCTCGTAAACGAGGTTGTCGTCGATCACCGAGGTGAGCACGAGAACCTTCACGTCACTGCTGTTGGCGAGGATCTGGCGGCAGGCCGTCAGGCCGGAGCCGTCGGGCAGGCGGATGTCGAGCAGCACCACATCGGGGTTCAGCCGGCCGGCTTCGCTCACGGCGGTGCTCATGGAGGCCGCTTCGCCGATTACCTGCACCTGGAAGTCCTGCTCTTCACCGCGCTGGTCCAGCAGCGACTTGAGGCCGGCGCGCACAAGCTCGCTGTCGTCTACGATCAGAACGGAAATGCTGTGGGTAGTGGTCATGAGGATGAGGCTATGGTGACAGTTTTGAGCAGCAAGGCAATGCGGGTTCCCGTTCCGGGGGTGGAATTGATTTCCAATTGGGCGTCGATCTCCTTCGCGCGGGCGGTGAGATTGGCCAGACCGCGGCCGGAGCCGGAGCGGGCGGCGGGATTGAAGCCGTTGCCATTGTCGTTGATTTCCAGCCGGACCAGGCCGTCCGCCTGCGTGGTCAGTTTGATCCGCACTTGTTTTGCGCCGGAGTGGCGGAGCGCGTTGCTCAGGATTTCGCGCGCCATGTGCAGGACATGGAGCTCATGCTGCGGCGGAATTCGCGTGGCGGCTGCCGGATCGATTTCCGCAATGATAGGCACGGGCTGCAGCGCCTGCATGTTGGTGACCAGAGTCGAGAGAGACTGCGCCGGAGTCTGGCCGTGCGTGTTTTCGGGCTCGAGCAGTTGAATGAAGGTGCGCAACTGCCACAGGGCGTCGTTCAGCATGCGCTGGCTGGAAACGAGACGCTGATCGGCGGCGGTGCGGTCGTTTTTCAGCAGGTTTCGGGCGCTTTCCACGCCGAGGCCGGCGGCATAAACCGATTGGATGATTCCGTCGTGCATGTCGCGGGCCAGCCGGTCGTGGAGCGTCATCCATTGGCGAAGGCGCGCCTCGCTTTCGCGCAGGGCGCTCCGATGAAGAAAGGATTGCGCTGCCTGCCGGGCGAGGTGGCCAAATTCGTCCGTCCGGCGCTGGAGATCCAGGATCGACGCAGGGCTGTCAGTTTCGAGGCTGACGGTGAGCTGCTGCAGGGGCCGCAGCACCTGGTGCGTCAACGTGAGGACTGTGACCAAGATCAGCAGTGCGCCAAAAGCGAGGAACAGGACGATCTCCTCCCGGTTGCTGGCCGACAGGAGGGCCAGCGCTGGTGAATCGTGCTCTATCCGGAGTTTGCGCACAACCTGGCCATCCCAGCCGGCTAACGGGCGCTCCAGCGTGAGCATGGTATCGGACTGAGTCGGAGCTCTCTCCTCGGGCGCCACCAAGACCGCCTGTCCCTGGAGAGCCTCACCCAGGCGCTGCAGCTGGGCATCGTTCCACAATCTTGCCACCAGGAACCACCCGCGGGGTGTTTCCATTCGTTTGATGTCGGCGGAAGGCAGGATGGGTCCCGTGCGCACCTCCATCAACCCTCGCGCGGTTTGCTGGAAATAATGGAGCGACTTTTCCCGGCGCAGGACGTCGATAAATCCCGGTTGATCGAACGGAGGGGCCGGCAACGGGCCGATATTAGGGTCGAACACCATGTAGAGCAATTTGCTGTCCGGGCCGGCAATCCACGCTCCCTGCGTGTCGAAGTTGGCGAGAGAGGGGTCGATGTTGATGGCCGCCCAATCAGGGTCGCCCTTTTCCACGTATCGCACCATCTCGTCCCAGAGGGAGTATTCACTGGCGAAACTGGCCAGACTCCGGCCGGTCAATTCCAGGATCCGATCAAGCAAACGGTGGCGTTCCGCCCGCATGCTCCCTTGGATGCTCTCAGTCTCGCCCCGATGCGACAGCCTCAGACCTGCCACCGAAAATCCAAAGATGAGCACCAGTCCGATGAGCAGAAGAACGAGTCGGGAGCGGATCGTCATGGGGATAACTCACGATGGGGTGGGGACTTCGTGGAGACAAAGGCAAAGTGCTCCGATGCCCTGAGCTTGGCCTGAACGGGGTTGTTGCTGCTGAAGCAGGCCCCGCGGTTGGATAGGGGAATCCTGGCCCATAAAACTCCCTTGACTCATCGGGCCGGGTCTGAGTTTTAGCCCCTTCCAATCTTACTTTAAGCCATGGCCAACACCAAGTCCGCTATCAAAGCCGCCCGCAAGTCCATCCGTCTTGCTGCGCGCAACCAGACCATCAAGACCCGCCTGAAGACCCTGGCCAAGGCAGCCAAGGCCGCCGTAGCCGGCCCCGATGCCGAGAAGGCCCGCGCCGCCGCCATCGCCTACACCTCCGCCTTGGACCGCGCGGTGAAGAGCAACGTCATCCATCGCAACGCGGCCTCCCACCACAAGTCGCAATACGCGAAGGTGATTTTCGCCAAAAAGTAAGCCGAAGCTTCAGCTTTCTCCCTTTAACCCGCGTGCCTCACCGCCGCGGGTTTTTTATGTCCGGCAGATGCGGATTGCCGAGCATGCGCGCATCGCTGTTGTCTCCGGTCGTGACAGAACCGCCTGTTCAACCCCGCCGTCATTTCCTGCCTTGGGACCGGCCTCTGCTGTCGCAGGCGGTCGATTTTCTGGCCGCTGGTTGGTCGGGCAAGCAGGCTTTGGATCTGACCGGGGTCTTGATCGTGGTTTCCACGCGGCAGGCGGGACGCCGATTGCGCGAGGCACTGGCGGTGCATGCGGCCAAGCATCAACAGGCGGTATTCGCACCTCGGGTTTTGGGTCCGGACCAGTTGATCCAACCGCCCAGTGGCGAGGGAGTGGCTTCGCCGCTGGAGTCATTGCTCGTCTGGACCGAGGTTTTGCGGGAAATTGATCCCGGTGGCTGCCGTGCCGTGATCCCGGTTGATCCCCCGGAGCGGAATTTCGCCTGGGCGCTCGGGCTGGCCCGGACCCTGATGAGGGTGCAGCAGGAGCTGGCCGAGGGCGGGCTGCGGCTGGCTGACGTCGGAGCGCGGGCGGGTGAATTTGCCGAAAGCGAGCGCTGGCGCCAGCTGGGCGCACTCGAACAACTCCATGCAGCTCGGCTGGGGCGGGATGGGTTGGCGGATGCTCAGGCGGCGAAGATTGCCGGCGCGCAGAATCCGGTCGTGCCGGCCGGGGTTAAGCGGATCGTGATCATCGCGGTGCCTGACCCTCTGCCGTTGGCCGTGCAGATCCTGGCGGCCTACTCACGCAGCCTGCCGGTCGAGGTGGTGGTGCATGCTCCGTCCACGGAGGCCGCGCAATTCGACGAGTGGGGGCGTCCGCGGCCAGAAGCATGGGCACGTCGCGTGCTTGATTTGCCGGACTTTGAGTCGCGGGTGCAGCTCGAAGCTGATCCCGCTGCGCAGGCGGCCCGCCTGGTGCTTCAGGCCCGGGCTTATGCCGGTGAGGAAGGAAAACTGGCGGCGGGCGTGGCGGATGGTGATGTGCTGCCCGTCGCAGAGAGCGCCCTGCGGGCGGCCGGCTTGCCGGTATTCAACCCTGAGGGGCGGCTGAGACGACAGGAAGGCTTCTACCATCTGCTCGCGGCGCTCTCCGCCTTGGCCAAGGCGCCGGAGTTTTCGGCGGTGGCTGCACTCGCCCGCTGTCCCGATGTGCTCGCCTGGCTCAAGGCCCGTCGCGGGGCCGGCTTCTCGGCGGTTCAGTGGTTGGCGGGACTGGATGAATTGCACGCACGGCATCTGCCCGCCGATCTGGAGGGAGCGGAATATCATGCACTGCAGTTGCGCAGTTTTCCGGCGCTCGCCGGCGAGTTGGCGGAGATCAGGCGCTTGCGCGAATGGCTGACCACGGGCCCGTTCAGCACCAGCGTGGCCGCGGCGCTGGGCGAATTGTTTTCCTCCCGGAGCGAGGCGTTTTCCCGGGGTTGGACCGAGGCGGCGGAAACCTGGATGGAGATTGTGCGCCAGTGCGCGCAAGGGGAGGAGCGCCGGTTTGTCGTGGAGCGCGCAGACTGGTGGCAGATCGCCCTCAGTTTGTTTGGCGATTCGCGTTCGGCTGAGGAAAAGCCCGCGCGGGCGCTGGAGTTGCAGGGCTGGCTGGAACTTCCGTGGGAAGATGCGCCCCATCTGGTGGTGGCCGGCCTCAATGACGGACGTGTGCCCGAGGCCGTCGCCGGCGATGCCTTTCTGCCGGAGTCCCTGCGCGTGAAGCTCGGGTTGAAATCCAATGAGGTGCGCTTCGCCCGTGATGCATTCCTGCTCCAAACGCTGGCATCGTCCCGCTCCGCGGAGGGGCGTCTGGATTTGCTCTTCGGCAAATTTTCGGCCGAAGGCGAGCCACTGAGGCCATCACGACTGTTGCTGCGTTGCGCGGATCCCGAGTTGCCGGCCCGCGTCCATTTTCTGTTTCGTGCGCCCGCCTTGCCCGGTCCGGCCGTGGCGTGGCGACGCGCGTGGCGTCTCACTTTGCCACGGCGAGATCCGCCCACGAGGGTGGCGGTTACGGCGTTGAAGCGCTGGTTGCGTTGCCCGTTGCGATTCTACCTCCAGCAGGTGCTGGGCATGCAGGCGGTGGACCCGGGCAAGAGTGAGATGGATGCCTTTGACTTCGGCACGCTGTGCCATGGATCACTGGAGGCGATGGCCCGCGATGCCGCGATGCGCGAGTGCACGGAGGCGGGCGTGATTCGTGATTTCCTGCTGGCGGATTTTGAACGGCGGATGACTGCCCGCTATGGCCGCGCCCTCACGCTTCCCTTGCTCGTGCAGCAGGAGTCGGCGCGGCAGCGGTTGTCCCGGGCCGCCGAAGTGCAAGCGGGCCAGCGCGCCGAAGGCTGGGTGATCACCGAGGTGGAAAGAAAGTTTGAGCTGCCCGTGGAGGGCATCGTGATTGCCGGCAAGATCGACCGCATCGAGCGTCATGAAAAAAGCGGGGCATGGCGGGTGCTCGACTACAAGACCTCCGACAGCGCGGTGGACCCGGCCAAAGCGCACCTGCGCGGCCGGAAGGACGGTGAGGATCTGCCGGACTGGGCCTGTTGGACGGGTGGCGCAAAGCCGCGGGTGTGGAGTGATCTCCAGCTGCCACTCTACCGTCGCGTGCTGGCGGCCGAGGCGGATGGTGCGCCCTTGGAATGCGGCTACTTCAACCTGCCCAAGGCAGCGGGTGAAACCGGCCTGCGGGCCTGGGAGGAATTTTCAGCCGATTTGGAAGCCTCGGCCTGGAACTGCGCCAAGGGAGTCGTCTCAGCCATCAAGGCAGGAAAGTATTCGCCGCCCATAGAACTGAGCGGTCGCGAAGCCGAGTTTGACGAGTTTGCCTCGCTGTTTCACGGGGGGGCGGCGGCAAGCATCCGGTGGGAGGAGCCGGTCATATGAGCGCCACGCGACATGAGATGATTCTGGCCTCGGCGGGCTCGGGCAAAACTTATGCCCTCACCGG
This DNA window, taken from Oleiharenicola lentus, encodes the following:
- a CDS encoding CHASE4 domain-containing protein; the protein is MTIRSRLVLLLIGLVLIFGFSVAGLRLSHRGETESIQGSMRAERHRLLDRILELTGRSLASFASEYSLWDEMVRYVEKGDPDWAAINIDPSLANFDTQGAWIAGPDSKLLYMVFDPNIGPLPAPPFDQPGFIDVLRREKSLHYFQQTARGLMEVRTGPILPSADIKRMETPRGWFLVARLWNDAQLQRLGEALQGQAVLVAPEERAPTQSDTMLTLERPLAGWDGQVVRKLRIEHDSPALALLSASNREEIVLFLAFGALLILVTVLTLTHQVLRPLQQLTVSLETDSPASILDLQRRTDEFGHLARQAAQSFLHRSALRESEARLRQWMTLHDRLARDMHDGIIQSVYAAGLGVESARNLLKNDRTAADQRLVSSQRMLNDALWQLRTFIQLLEPENTHGQTPAQSLSTLVTNMQALQPVPIIAEIDPAAATRIPPQHELHVLHMAREILSNALRHSGAKQVRIKLTTQADGLVRLEINDNGNGFNPAARSGSGRGLANLTARAKEIDAQLEINSTPGTGTRIALLLKTVTIASSS
- the rpsT gene encoding 30S ribosomal protein S20, whose amino-acid sequence is MANTKSAIKAARKSIRLAARNQTIKTRLKTLAKAAKAAVAGPDAEKARAAAIAYTSALDRAVKSNVIHRNAASHHKSQYAKVIFAKK
- a CDS encoding type IV pilus modification PilV family protein, which encodes MLTAPIPGTTGPARLRRAREAGMTIAEVIMASCVMAFAITTSITVMQSGFTTIDTARGNTLASQILQSEIERIRLMSWAKVTDPDLMMGEHKVDLKEVFSTNSELAGKFSLVRTVKDDSTRSGEAVDIYLQVQWQSYDGRRHQRSFQTKYVKNGLYDYYYSLAGP
- a CDS encoding response regulator; the encoded protein is MTTTHSISVLIVDDSELVRAGLKSLLDQRGEEQDFQVQVIGEAASMSTAVSEAGRLNPDVVLLDIRLPDGSGLTACRQILANSSDVKVLVLTSVIDDNLVYEAMSSGAHGYLLKEIDAQGLCRAITDVAAGKFILDPSLTTRVLNLVRSGGNVTPEQNKLAILSAQERRVLALVAEGKTNKEIAEQMGLSDKTVKNYLSNVFEKLKINRRSQAAVMYLEHRGRPDIRP
- a CDS encoding DUF7305 domain-containing protein — protein: MIVALILSAVVAISLTSYIRLGVTSQRISNRALYNNAAMNLAENGLEEAMYSINKMVADDTYDWSGWKNDGTSANSSAWARFPANGNFTFDQNATGFVRVYVQNYKGVSAPTIVTRATITLGGVASAPIEKWVEVTLAKASKFANGLVAKDTILFKGNNATVDSWNSESAGVGTFTPFSDSVKNDRGSVGSVSVAVDSVLVKNADVWGYVSTNNAEDPTDNVGTNGSILGKDSTYDPSSWTTKNVDPNRVSTQFSANFDPVTTPATTATNIGTIGSAGTYGTAGTATTVLCDNISFSSKNTIVEFVGDVTLIIKAGVGEQAIKIAGSGSGFRVAANSSLKIYTAGDIDLTGQGIINVSGAPKSVQIYGTSTSTSTDQDIKIAGGGAFAGVVYAPNGSVTINGDGSVWGSIVAEDITLTGNANFHYDESLGNMGTGNPFRVSKWKELTMEDEADTKSDRSGYRKFLDF
- a CDS encoding PD-(D/E)XK nuclease family protein, with translation MPHRRGFFMSGRCGLPSMRASLLSPVVTEPPVQPRRHFLPWDRPLLSQAVDFLAAGWSGKQALDLTGVLIVVSTRQAGRRLREALAVHAAKHQQAVFAPRVLGPDQLIQPPSGEGVASPLESLLVWTEVLREIDPGGCRAVIPVDPPERNFAWALGLARTLMRVQQELAEGGLRLADVGARAGEFAESERWRQLGALEQLHAARLGRDGLADAQAAKIAGAQNPVVPAGVKRIVIIAVPDPLPLAVQILAAYSRSLPVEVVVHAPSTEAAQFDEWGRPRPEAWARRVLDLPDFESRVQLEADPAAQAARLVLQARAYAGEEGKLAAGVADGDVLPVAESALRAAGLPVFNPEGRLRRQEGFYHLLAALSALAKAPEFSAVAALARCPDVLAWLKARRGAGFSAVQWLAGLDELHARHLPADLEGAEYHALQLRSFPALAGELAEIRRLREWLTTGPFSTSVAAALGELFSSRSEAFSRGWTEAAETWMEIVRQCAQGEERRFVVERADWWQIALSLFGDSRSAEEKPARALELQGWLELPWEDAPHLVVAGLNDGRVPEAVAGDAFLPESLRVKLGLKSNEVRFARDAFLLQTLASSRSAEGRLDLLFGKFSAEGEPLRPSRLLLRCADPELPARVHFLFRAPALPGPAVAWRRAWRLTLPRRDPPTRVAVTALKRWLRCPLRFYLQQVLGMQAVDPGKSEMDAFDFGTLCHGSLEAMARDAAMRECTEAGVIRDFLLADFERRMTARYGRALTLPLLVQQESARQRLSRAAEVQAGQRAEGWVITEVERKFELPVEGIVIAGKIDRIERHEKSGAWRVLDYKTSDSAVDPAKAHLRGRKDGEDLPDWACWTGGAKPRVWSDLQLPLYRRVLAAEADGAPLECGYFNLPKAAGETGLRAWEEFSADLEASAWNCAKGVVSAIKAGKYSPPIELSGREAEFDEFASLFHGGAAASIRWEEPVI